In a genomic window of Gigantopelta aegis isolate Gae_Host chromosome 9, Gae_host_genome, whole genome shotgun sequence:
- the LOC121381297 gene encoding secernin-3-like isoform X2 yields the protein MAQQCKSCDTFVALSPGTAGSAVIFGKNSDRPRTEVQEVVLYPAKEHPAGSRVACTYIEIDQVPKTQSVILSRPAWLWGAEMGANEHGVCVGNEAVWDRLNGPDDLIERLLGMDLVRLGLERSTTAEEALDVMTSLLDKHGQGGPCGEEPGSESWSYHNSFLIADGKEAWVLETAGTYWAAERVTEGVRNISNELSIGTKFDKSSSGLIDKVTALGWYKPDQGPFNFTKVFTEDDSIQFSTRYRRGKQMLKDFSASGQFGVKDMMKILRDEESGICMTGSFCSNGSQVSRIPSPGSAVPACHWFTATPNPNRGIFKPFIFGPNAQIGTLTVSPDFGDEDPVKKKPRFQKQVDRRHELYKHHEKFIALMESHNPKGQMVHENLRELESKCLEDMDEFLNNFDESAFAKVSEIFKHIANMEMNFYK from the exons ATGGCCCAGCAGTGTAAGTCGTGTGACACGTTTGTGGCTCTGTCCCCAGGGACGGCAGGGAGTGCAGTGATATTCGGGAAGAACTCGGACCGACCTCGCACTGAAGTCCAGGAGGTCGTGCTGTATCCAGCCAAGGAACATCCGGCGGGCAGTCGAGTGGCT TGTACGTACATTGAGATCGACCAAGTCCCGAAGACTCAGTCTGTGATACTAAGTCGCCCAGCATGGCTGTGGGGGGCAGAGATGGGAGCCAATGAACACGGTGTGTGTGTCGGGAATGAGGCAGTCTGGGATAGGCTGAACGGTCCAGACGATCTCATAGAACGACTGCTTGGAATGGACTTGGTCAG GCTGGGCTTGGAGCGCTCGACGACGGCTGAAGAAGCCTTGGACGTGATGACCTCTCTCCTGGACAAGCACGGTCAAGGCGGGCCGTGTGGGGAGGAGCCTGGCTCGGAGAGCTGGTCCTATCACAACAGCTTCCTCATCGCCGACGGCAAGGAAGCCTGGGTTCTTGAGACGGCCGGGACGTACTGGGCGGCGGAGCGTGTCACAG AAGGTGTACGTAATATATCCAACGAACTGAGTATCGGGACAAAGTTTGACAAGTCCTCCTCTGGGCTGATCGACAAGGTGACAgctctgggatggtacaaaccGGATCAGGGTCCGTTCAACTTCACGAAGGTGTTCACTGAGGATGACTCCATTCAGTTCTCCACCCGCTACAGACGAGGCAAACAGATGCTCAAAGACTTCAGTGCTTCAG GTCAGTTTGGGGTCAAGGACATGATGAAGATTCTCCGAGACGAGGAAAGTGGGATCTGCATGACGGGAAGTTTCTGTTCCAACGGCAGCCAGGTCTCCCGGATACCGTCCCCGGGCTCGGCCGTCCCAGCATGCCACTGGTTCACCGCCACGCCCAACCCCAACCGAGGCATCTTCAAACCATTCATATTCGGACCCAATGCCCAGATTGGAACCTTGACCGTGTCGCCCGATTTCGGAGACGAAGATCCGGTTAAGAAGAAGCCACGGTTTCAGAAGCAGGTTGATCGTCGCCACGAGCTGTACAAACACCACGAGAAGTTCATCGCTTTGATGGAGAGCCACAATCCCAAGGGACAGATGGTTCACGAGAACCTGCGAGAACTGGAATCCAAGTGTCTCGAAGACATGGATGAATTTCTGAACAATTTCGATGAAAGTGCTTTTGCTAAAGTTTCCGAAATATTCAAGCATATTGCAAACATGGAAATGAATTTTTACAAATAA
- the LOC121381297 gene encoding secernin-3-like isoform X1, translating to MCNRYLNSVTMAQQCKSCDTFVALSPGTAGSAVIFGKNSDRPRTEVQEVVLYPAKEHPAGSRVACTYIEIDQVPKTQSVILSRPAWLWGAEMGANEHGVCVGNEAVWDRLNGPDDLIERLLGMDLVRLGLERSTTAEEALDVMTSLLDKHGQGGPCGEEPGSESWSYHNSFLIADGKEAWVLETAGTYWAAERVTEGVRNISNELSIGTKFDKSSSGLIDKVTALGWYKPDQGPFNFTKVFTEDDSIQFSTRYRRGKQMLKDFSASGQFGVKDMMKILRDEESGICMTGSFCSNGSQVSRIPSPGSAVPACHWFTATPNPNRGIFKPFIFGPNAQIGTLTVSPDFGDEDPVKKKPRFQKQVDRRHELYKHHEKFIALMESHNPKGQMVHENLRELESKCLEDMDEFLNNFDESAFAKVSEIFKHIANMEMNFYK from the exons ATGTGCAACAg ataCCTGAACAGTGTGACAATGGCCCAGCAGTGTAAGTCGTGTGACACGTTTGTGGCTCTGTCCCCAGGGACGGCAGGGAGTGCAGTGATATTCGGGAAGAACTCGGACCGACCTCGCACTGAAGTCCAGGAGGTCGTGCTGTATCCAGCCAAGGAACATCCGGCGGGCAGTCGAGTGGCT TGTACGTACATTGAGATCGACCAAGTCCCGAAGACTCAGTCTGTGATACTAAGTCGCCCAGCATGGCTGTGGGGGGCAGAGATGGGAGCCAATGAACACGGTGTGTGTGTCGGGAATGAGGCAGTCTGGGATAGGCTGAACGGTCCAGACGATCTCATAGAACGACTGCTTGGAATGGACTTGGTCAG GCTGGGCTTGGAGCGCTCGACGACGGCTGAAGAAGCCTTGGACGTGATGACCTCTCTCCTGGACAAGCACGGTCAAGGCGGGCCGTGTGGGGAGGAGCCTGGCTCGGAGAGCTGGTCCTATCACAACAGCTTCCTCATCGCCGACGGCAAGGAAGCCTGGGTTCTTGAGACGGCCGGGACGTACTGGGCGGCGGAGCGTGTCACAG AAGGTGTACGTAATATATCCAACGAACTGAGTATCGGGACAAAGTTTGACAAGTCCTCCTCTGGGCTGATCGACAAGGTGACAgctctgggatggtacaaaccGGATCAGGGTCCGTTCAACTTCACGAAGGTGTTCACTGAGGATGACTCCATTCAGTTCTCCACCCGCTACAGACGAGGCAAACAGATGCTCAAAGACTTCAGTGCTTCAG GTCAGTTTGGGGTCAAGGACATGATGAAGATTCTCCGAGACGAGGAAAGTGGGATCTGCATGACGGGAAGTTTCTGTTCCAACGGCAGCCAGGTCTCCCGGATACCGTCCCCGGGCTCGGCCGTCCCAGCATGCCACTGGTTCACCGCCACGCCCAACCCCAACCGAGGCATCTTCAAACCATTCATATTCGGACCCAATGCCCAGATTGGAACCTTGACCGTGTCGCCCGATTTCGGAGACGAAGATCCGGTTAAGAAGAAGCCACGGTTTCAGAAGCAGGTTGATCGTCGCCACGAGCTGTACAAACACCACGAGAAGTTCATCGCTTTGATGGAGAGCCACAATCCCAAGGGACAGATGGTTCACGAGAACCTGCGAGAACTGGAATCCAAGTGTCTCGAAGACATGGATGAATTTCTGAACAATTTCGATGAAAGTGCTTTTGCTAAAGTTTCCGAAATATTCAAGCATATTGCAAACATGGAAATGAATTTTTACAAATAA
- the LOC121381298 gene encoding uncharacterized protein LOC121381298 yields MTQVPLAFVLMSRRQTIDYLGVFNSLLEKMQQQPQVRRVVSDFEAATWAAIRAVLPHVELKGCLFHWTQAVFKRIRQEGLEKSYHDKGRTYVFLKQVLSLPYLPAEDIEEQFERLCAVPEIPPKVENVLAYMKRTWFRSSVWKVENWSIFGLPIRTNNNTEGWHRRINARATRDGIQFYLLVPLLLREAKLVKMMMERVSDGRLGRLQRSKQRTRQGEVFQIWTQYHDGEISAKHLLRAIGHLL; encoded by the exons ATGACCCAAGTACCACTGGCGTTTGTTTTGATGTCGCGAAGACAAACAATCGATTATTTAGGG GTATTCAACAGTCTTCTAGAAAAAATGCAACAACAGCCACAAGTGAGACGTGTCGTGTCTGATTTTGAAGCGGCTACCTGGGCTGCGATACGCGCCGTACTACCACATGTTGAATTGAAA GGGTGCTTATTTCACTGGACCCAGGCGGTTTTCAAAAGGATCAGACAAGAAGGACTGGAAAAATCGTACCATGACAAGGGACGCACATACGTATTCCTGAAACAAGTTCTGTCTCTGCCTTATTTGCCAGCTGAGGATATTGAGGAGCAGTTCGAGCGACTTTGCGCTGTTCCGGAAATCCCGCCAAAGGTGGAGAACGTTCTTGCATACATGAAAAGAACATGGTTCAGAAGTAGCGTATGGAAGGTGGAGAATTGGTCCATTTTTGGATTGCCA ATTCGAACTAACAACAACACAGAAGGCTGGCATCGGAGAATCAACGCAAGGGCTACCAGAGATGGAATCCAGTTTTACTTGTTGGTTCCTCTCCTTCTACGCGAAGCGAAGTTAGTCAAAATGATGATGGAGCGAGTTAGCGACGGACGGCTTGGACGTCTACAGAGATCCAAGCAGAGGACGAGGCAGGGGGAAGTTTTCCAAATATGGACACAATACCATGATGGTGAAATTTCTGCCAAACACCTTCTTCGAGCTATTGGACATTTGTTGTAG